Genomic window (Methyloprofundus sp.):
CTATTGTTAAACAACACCTAAGTGAAACGCACACATTCCCACAAAAGAACTTACACCACCAATCGCGACAAGCCATACATTTCCCAATCCGCACTAAAGCTTATTTCCACGCCGACCCACAGGAACGTTATAGCATTCTTGAATTGGTCACTACCGACCACCCTGGCTTATTAGCCAAAATGGGCAAAATTTTTAGAGAGTACCACTTTAATATCATTAGTGCCAAAATCAGCACTATCGGCAGTCGCGCAGAAGATATGTTCTTCCTCACAACACAGGACAAACAACTAATCAATGCAGAACAACAACAAAGTTTTATTACCCAACTAAAACAAACGTTGAAAGACACTGAAAACTGAGAATTTTATAAAACTGGGGCGCAGGCTTTAACCTGCACTTGTCACGATATAAGCAGGCTAAAACCTGCGCTCCATAATTGTTTTTTATCGGCTGAATACTCGATCAAACCATCGACCCAACAGGTTTATACACTATGACTTTAAACCAAGCAATACGCTTTAAACTCAATTTATCAGCCGATCAATATCTAAAGGTCTATCAAGGACTTGCTAAAAACATCACCACCGTAGCAGATGACGGGCGGCGTATTACTTTCCCTGCTCAGAATATCAAACAATTCCTCAGCCATGAGGGCATCTATGGCCATTTTGAAATGGAGCTGACTGCGGAGCACAAGTTTATTGCTATCAAAAAAATAGCCTAACGCTCCACGTCAAAACACATCAAACTCGATATTCTGCGCACCATTCAACACCATAAAATGCTTACCCCGTGATCGGGAAATCAAAGTCACCCCTGATAATTGTGCCATTTCCAAGCCCATTTGCGTGGCTCCTGAACGTGATAATAAAACAGGGATCCCCATTTGCGATACTTTTATGACCATTTCCGAGGTTAATCGCCCTGTAGTGTAAAAAATCTTATTATCACCAGAAATATTATTGAGCCACATATGTCCGGCAATGGCATCGACCGCATTATGCCGGCCAACATCTTCGACAAATAACTCCAGCTGATCACCTAAATATAAGGCACAACCATGTACTGCACCAGCTTTTTTGTAGACTTCATTATGGGCTTTGACTGAATCGAGTAGTGCATATAAAGTAGACTGGCGGACATGGTTTTCAGGCACGCGAATTTTTTGTAATTTCTCCATTAATCGACCAAAAACCGTACCTTGCCCACAACCTGTGGTCACGGTTCTACGCTGCATTTGCTCAGAAAAATCGCTGGCTTCTCCAGCGGTAACTACTGCAACCGATTCGGTTTCCCAATCAACTTGTACTACTTTTATTTCCGCAATTTTCTCAAAAAAGCCTTGGTTTTTCAAATAGCCTAACGTCAATATTTCAGGATGCGAGCCTATGGTCATTAAGGTAACAATTTCTTGTTTATCAACATAAATAGTCATCGCGCGCTCACCGACTAATTGGATTTCGCGTTCTTGCCCTGTTTCGTCAACGCCTATGGTTGCTTTGGCAACACTGAGGCCTGCATCGGTCATTTCTGGTTGCATCATAATTCCTTGCTTGCTAATTCGTTTAATTCCACCATAGTGTTAATATTGGCAAAATATTCAGGGTGAGCACTTAGGTCAACTTTTACCCAATGGTGCTGATCAAACCAACGATCGATCTTGCGTTCACCTGCTGCCAGATATTGTTGCAAACTACTCTGTAATGATGTTTTTAATGCCATAAATACGGGGTGAATACGCTCACCATCAAAGGCAACCGCAATATCGGCATCAAGTCGCTCGCGCTCAGCTAATAAGCATTGTAAACCTGTACTAGTCATAAAGGGTGAATCACAGGGCATCACTAATAGCACTTCATTGTTACCATGGCTTAAGGCAGCGGCAACACCCGCTAAAGGCCCTGCAAAATCATCATTTTCGTCAGTAATAACAGGGTAGGAGAAGCTTTGGTATTGCTCAATATTGCGGTTGGCATTAATAAATAGCTCTGCGACTACTGGCGCAATCGCTTGTATTGCATAACTAATCATCGGCTGTTCTTTAAAGTTTACCAAGCCTTTATCTTGTTGCTGCATGCGACGCGCCAAACCACCCGCCAAGATAACACCGCTTACTTTCGCTTGCTTATTCATAAATGCTAAAATGTGTCATGAACCAAATTGCCATCCTAAAATACCTTTATCTCATTGTTGTTAGTCTATTATTTGTCGGCTGCACGATAACACCAGCAGGCGAGTATGTACCATTCTATCAGGCTGCTACTGAAAAACCTTATGAAGATGTGCTGGCTGAATTAGAAATTGCTATTTCTGAACATAATTTTAGAATCACGGGGCATAGCCGAGTGGGCAAAGTGATTCGAGAGCGTGGCACTGCTGATTTTCCTGAGTATGATACTATCCAGTTTTGCAACTTGACTCATGCGAAAACTCTACTACAAATGTCACCGCATGCGGTACGTTTTATGCCCTGCAATGTGGTGACTTACCAATATCAAGGTAAAACCATTGTGCGCACTCACCTGATGCCGACTGATTCAGAGAATGCAGAACTTAACGCTTTTGCGGCAGAGATGAATAGCAAGCTGAAAGACATTGTTGACTTTGCTGTCGAATAAACCAAGATCATTTAGACAAACCTTACTCTATGGACTATTTAATTTGGGATTTTGATCCTGTGTTAGCCAGCTTTAATCATATTCGTATTCACTGGTATGGTGCAATGTTTGCGCTAGCACTATTGAGTAATTACCTATTTATGCATTGGGTGTACTCGCGTGAATTTGGTGATACCGACGATGTGGATCGTTTACTATGGTACTGCATGGGCGGCTCGGTTGTTGGAGCACGACTAGCACATGTCTTATTTTATAACTTTGCTTATTACGCAGACAATCCTGGCAAAATATTTGCTGTGTGGGAGGGTGGACTAGCCAGCCATGGTGGCACACTCGGCGTGTTGATTGCGCTTTATATTTATCAACGCAAGGCGAGCTTTACTTATTTTTGGATATTAGATAGAGCAGCGATTGCAGCCTCTTTTAGTGGTTGCTTGGTTCGAGTCGGTAATTTTTTAAACTCAGAAATTGCAGGCACCGTTACTGACGTGCCATGGGCAGTTATTTTTCAACGTATTGATACCCTACCGCGCCATCCAGTACAACTGTATGAAGCTTTTAGCTATCTCAGTATTTCTACTTTTTTACTAACCCTCTATATAAAAAGCCCAAGCTTTAACTTACAAGGACGTTTATGTGCATGGTTTTTAATCCTTATTTTTAGTGCTCGCTTTTTTCTAGAAACCTACAAAGTTAACTTAGTTAGCCATATACAAGAGCCCTTACTCAGCACAGGACAAATGCTCAGCATTCCTTTTATTCTCACAGGGATTATTATTTTATATCGTAGCCATACTGCCTCTAAAAATTCTGATGCCTAAATTAGCGCCTTTTAAAATACAGCTGGCAACACGTGCTTTACAGCATGGAAAAATTATTGCCTACCCAACTGAAGCTGTCTATGGTTTAGGCTGTGACCCATTAAATGCATCAGCAGTACTTAAGCTACTACAGTTAAAGCAGCGGCCTATGCATAAGGGGCTTATTTTAATTGCCTCTGACTTTTCGCAATTGCAGCCGTTTATAAATCCTACACCTGCAATGCTACAGCGCATTATGCCTAGTTGGCCAGGCCCTGTTACCTGGATCATCCCTGCACAAGCTTGGGTGCCTGAATATTTGACTGGGACTCATAATTCACTAGCTGTCAGAGTCAGTTCCCACCCATTAGTACAACAACTTTGCTCTACTTATGGCGGAGCAATTGTTTCTACTAGTGCCAATATCAGCAAGCAAGCCCCTGCACGCTCAGCATTGGCAGTACGAAAAAATTTTGCTACCAATAATTTATTGATATTAGCTGGAACGACGCACAAGAATAATCAGCCTACTGCCATTTATAATGCAGCTAATGGTCACTGCGTACGTGCATCTTAAAGCGTACCTTTAAAATAGCAAGATACGCTCTTTAATCAAATATCTACCTATTACATATGTACATGCTCAGCAGGTTCACTTTCCTCAAGCTCTTGGAAATCTGTCAGCCCAAATTGAATTTGGCTTGGATTAGAGAGCAATTCAAATTTTACCGATCCCCCTAAGACAATATCCCCATTCGCATCTTTGACATAAATAGCTGGCACAACCAATTCTGCTGTATTCGCTGAAAAAATAGCCGGCAAATGCTTTTCAGGAAAGCCTAAAGCCTGCCAGTTTTTTAACGCTTGCTTTTGTTCATCGTCCAACTCAGGCAAAGGGCTAAAAGAAGGTGGCATATTACCCAACATGACCGCGCGATTAACTGCCTGCATACCATGCGCTACCGCTTCCGCATAAGTGTCAAAATCAACATTTGATGGCGCGCCATTTCGACTCCCCCCTGTTAATTCTGACGAATGACATGCCAAGCAGTTTGTTGCAAAAACCTTAGCACGAATACCATCATCACCTTCATAAACAGGTTCGATTGCCAAGGCTTGCCCCATAACAAAACTAGAAGCGATGAATACAAGTAAATTTTTTGTTTGCATTTTATATCCTTAAAATTAGCCCATCATTTTTTATAATTACTATTCACTAGGTCACCAAGTCATACGCCCTCTGGACAGAAAAAGCTCTACTCATGATATTCATAAGTGAGTCCAATTACGCACGAAATAATTATTAAAATCATATAAAAAGAATTACTATATATGCCAGTGACAGAATCGTTAAATCATTTTAGTTGAAAACGAATTCAAAGTTTTAGTCGTAAGTTTATTTCATTCCTTACAATTAAATTTAATAAAAGCACAGGGCAGTCCTGCACGAAATAACATTGCGAGCAAGAGTAAAGGCTATACTCATCCAAACTGAGAGTAACTTGGCATTTTAAATAGCAATATTTAAATATGATCACAGGTCATGAATTCAATTTGAATCGATGCACTTGCAAGAGAGCTTGTACGAGAATAGAAATATGAACTTTTTAAGCAAATCCATAAAATGCTATCTAATTTGTAGCGTATTTTTTATACCCCCCATCACTAGTTATGCCGCACGGACTACCCAAAACAATAGTGAATGGCGGACAGCTAATGAACAGGATTTACTTTTTACTCAAGATCAAACAGCTGCCACCAATTTCACCGCAGAGGCTCAAAATGAAAAAAAGGCAACTGTCCAAACAACACCTATTGCCCAACAAAACGTCAGCGACCTGCCTTACGAAATAGTGATTTGGGATACTGACTCAGAAACCAAAGATGTTATCTGGCAAGATAAAGATACAAGTGACGCACAGTCCTTGCTAGAGTCTTTCCAAGGACTATCAGTACAAAGGCTAAGCAACTCTGCCAACAATAATGCCATACAGCAGCTTAATAAATATACTGAGCCATGGAACCCTAATGTTTCAACCCATGACATCCCCTTAGCCTTACAAATTGAAGATACTGATGAATACCTTTCTTTTATGCGGCTTTGGCATCAATATGGCAAAACCATCATTACCACCCTATTAATCTTAACGCTATTACGCCTCCTTATTTGGCCAATTTATGAAGAGTTCAAGGATAAAAGAAGGCAAAAAATTAGACGTAGCATGAACAAGCTTAGTCATAGCACTCAGCTGAAAAACAATCTTCCTAAAGAATCTAAAGTTCAAACCAGCCCCCAATCATTATCCAAACATGGCCAGCTAATTAAAGAAAAAAATGATATGGACATGCCGTCGACCACCACACAATCTAAAAATAACGCCAAACATAGCCGCCGTAAAAAGAATAAAAGGCCTGCCAACGCGCAATTATTATCCACTCATGGCAGAGTGCTTGGCCTAAAACCCAATAAAACTCAATCTAAACATAGAAGCAGTCGCCACCACTATGGGCGCAGACACAAGCCAAAACCACCGTTCTTAAAACAAATTATGGATATTTTCTTTTACAAACCTGACGCATAAATAAACAAGCAAGCAAAAAAAAGGCCGCTAATTAGCGGCCTTTTCATAAAACTAACAGCTAAGCACTTATTTCAACAAGCCTTGCAATAAACCATTTAAATTATGTACAAACTCAGCAGGGTCATCTAACTGCCCTCCTTCACTCAAAATAGCTTGGTCAAATAAAATACGTGTTAAATCAGCAAAACGCTCATCGTCTTGCTCTTCTTTAAGACGCGTCACCAAAGCATGCTCAGGATTAATTTCAAACACTGGCTGACTACCGCCCATGCCCATCATATTCATATCTTGACCTGCTTCTTTCATGATACGTTCCATATTTAAGCTCATTGCATCTTGCTCAGTCACCAAACAAGAAGGTGACGCAGTCAAACGATGACTTAAACGCACATCACTTACTTTATCTGTTAATACTTCTTTAATTTGAGTGATGACAGACTCAAAGTCTTTTGAAGCTTCTTCTTGCTCTTTTTTATCTTCTTCAGTATCAAATTTATCTAAATCTAACTGACCTTTAGCAACCGATTGCAATACTTTGCCATCAAAATCATTGAGGTTAGAGATTAACCACTCATCAACACGATCAGATAATAATAGAACTTCAATGCCTTTCTTACGGAAGATTTCTAAGTGTGGGCTATTTTTAGCTGCCGTAAAACTGTCTGCGGTCACATAATAGATTTTGTCCTGATCTTCTTTCATGCGTCCGATGTAATCTTCCAGTGATACATCTTGCGTTTCCGTATCAGCATGAGTTGATGCAAAGCGTAATAATTTAGCAACACGCTCTTTATTTTTGACGTCCTCAATCGGACCTTCTTTCATCACATTACCAAACTCAGACCAGAAACTTGCATATTTTTCCGGATCATTTTTAGCAATGCCTTCAAGTAAACCAAGAACCTTCTTAACAGCACCCGCTTTGATGACATTAATTTTTTTACTTTGTTGCAAAATCTCACGCGATACATTCAGTGGCAATGAATCCGTATCAATCACACCACGCACAAAACGTAAGTAACGCGGCATTAATTGCTCAGCATCATCCATAATAAAGACTTTACGCACATACAATTTTATGCCGTGCTTTGCATCTCTATCCCATAAGTCAAAAGGTGCACGTGCTGGCACATACAATAGCATGGTGTATTCGTTAGTGCCTTCAACCTTGCTATGCACATGCGCTAAAGGGTCTTGAAAATCATGACCTACGTGTTTGTAGAATTCATTGTAAGCTGCATCATCTAATTCATCTTTAGATTTAGTCCACATAGCTGAAGCACTGTTAACCACTTCATCTTCT
Coding sequences:
- a CDS encoding L-threonylcarbamoyladenylate synthase, giving the protein MPKLAPFKIQLATRALQHGKIIAYPTEAVYGLGCDPLNASAVLKLLQLKQRPMHKGLILIASDFSQLQPFINPTPAMLQRIMPSWPGPVTWIIPAQAWVPEYLTGTHNSLAVRVSSHPLVQQLCSTYGGAIVSTSANISKQAPARSALAVRKNFATNNLLILAGTTHKNNQPTAIYNAANGHCVRAS
- a CDS encoding molybdenum cofactor guanylyltransferase, which codes for MNKQAKVSGVILAGGLARRMQQQDKGLVNFKEQPMISYAIQAIAPVVAELFINANRNIEQYQSFSYPVITDENDDFAGPLAGVAAALSHGNNEVLLVMPCDSPFMTSTGLQCLLAERERLDADIAVAFDGERIHPVFMALKTSLQSSLQQYLAAGERKIDRWFDQHHWVKVDLSAHPEYFANINTMVELNELASKEL
- a CDS encoding phosphatidylglycerol---prolipoprotein diacylglyceryl transferase; the encoded protein is MDYLIWDFDPVLASFNHIRIHWYGAMFALALLSNYLFMHWVYSREFGDTDDVDRLLWYCMGGSVVGARLAHVLFYNFAYYADNPGKIFAVWEGGLASHGGTLGVLIALYIYQRKASFTYFWILDRAAIAASFSGCLVRVGNFLNSEIAGTVTDVPWAVIFQRIDTLPRHPVQLYEAFSYLSISTFLLTLYIKSPSFNLQGRLCAWFLILIFSARFFLETYKVNLVSHIQEPLLSTGQMLSIPFILTGIIILYRSHTASKNSDA
- a CDS encoding molecular chaperone HtpG — its product is MTVEAKKETLGFQTEVKHLLNLMIHSLYSNKEIFLRELISNASDAADKLRFEALSNDGLYEGDSELKIGIAFDKDAKTITISDNGIGMTREEVQEHIGTIAKSGTKQFFDALTGDQAKDSELIGQFGVGFYSAFIVADKVTLTTRKAGTTDAVTWESAGEGEYTLETVEKAGRGTDIVLHLKEEETEFLDDYRLRNIVKKFSDHISLPIIMDKEIPAVTDEEGNETEAAKVEDEVVNSASAMWTKSKDELDDAAYNEFYKHVGHDFQDPLAHVHSKVEGTNEYTMLLYVPARAPFDLWDRDAKHGIKLYVRKVFIMDDAEQLMPRYLRFVRGVIDTDSLPLNVSREILQQSKKINVIKAGAVKKVLGLLEGIAKNDPEKYASFWSEFGNVMKEGPIEDVKNKERVAKLLRFASTHADTETQDVSLEDYIGRMKEDQDKIYYVTADSFTAAKNSPHLEIFRKKGIEVLLLSDRVDEWLISNLNDFDGKVLQSVAKGQLDLDKFDTEEDKKEQEEASKDFESVITQIKEVLTDKVSDVRLSHRLTASPSCLVTEQDAMSLNMERIMKEAGQDMNMMGMGGSQPVFEINPEHALVTRLKEEQDDERFADLTRILFDQAILSEGGQLDDPAEFVHNLNGLLQGLLK
- a CDS encoding FdhD protein, giving the protein MMQPEMTDAGLSVAKATIGVDETGQEREIQLVGERAMTIYVDKQEIVTLMTIGSHPEILTLGYLKNQGFFEKIAEIKVVQVDWETESVAVVTAGEASDFSEQMQRRTVTTGCGQGTVFGRLMEKLQKIRVPENHVRQSTLYALLDSVKAHNEVYKKAGAVHGCALYLGDQLELFVEDVGRHNAVDAIAGHMWLNNISGDNKIFYTTGRLTSEMVIKVSQMGIPVLLSRSGATQMGLEMAQLSGVTLISRSRGKHFMVLNGAQNIEFDVF